The following are encoded in a window of Panulirus ornatus isolate Po-2019 chromosome 61, ASM3632096v1, whole genome shotgun sequence genomic DNA:
- the LOC139767526 gene encoding uncharacterized protein: MVTLPRMIRPALGTATVIALILTVINILQYQNAVTTVVRDLQIKPELFTSRERSFGERSVPSSNLTIEDPQRESGPSGAGREEPQRESGPGIRRGEPQRQSSPSGVEGEEPQRESGPGIRREEPQRQSGPSGVGREKPLRKSGPGIRREEPQRESGPSGVGKEEPQRESGPSGAGREDPQRESGPGIRREEPQRESGPGIRREEPQRKSSPSGVEGEEPQRESGPGIGREDPQRESGPSGVEREDPQSESGPGIRREEPQRQSGPSEAGKEDPQRESGPSGVGREEPQRKSGPSGVGREEPQRKSGPGIRREEPQREPGPSGVGREKPQRKSGPSGVGREKPQRKSGPSGVGREEPQRKSGPGIRREEPQRKSSPSGVGREKPQRQSGPSWVGREEPQRESGPGIRREEPQRESGPSEAGKEDPQRESGPSGVGRGAPQRKSGPSEVGRGAPQREPGPSGVSRGEQREGKPSPAGRSPERPVFVGREAPDAPSGGTKGLAEGQVMRSRADHLQEVCQLPRVRQLAPTRPWTTRKHMILRPFPVCVVNKGGSIAWKSYMRELRRQVPGSKKDMKTVVARHPMSRLASAYRDKFLNGSPLRAYNETFRKITGSRQTWVERWKTYWLPALIHKGMVQASARFLQVLSEASETFHFLADHVDASGHLHVNASSTPAFAYAPEALKVALEMVRSGRGIGMYAAIEAGYQDDVQTQLQTKFSEASFTFVDFLEHVLWTWEIGLVDRHWASITELCDPCHGNYTFVLHLENPHESTYLLGLLQAQKNAVPRRHLSIGASSDQYDLRYYRDVPEDLKAKIINLYWLDFHLFGYGRPNISDATG; the protein is encoded by the exons ATGGTTACACTGCCGAGGATGATCCGGCCTGCCCTGGGCACTGCTACAGTGATCGCTCTCATTTTGACAGTGATAAACATACTGCAGTACCAG AATGCAGTGACGACTGTTGTCAGAGATCTGCAAATCAAGCCAGAATTGTTCACGTCCCGTGAACGATCGTTTGGGGAACGATCCGTTCCTTCGTCCAACCTCACTATAGAGGATCCCCAGAGAGAGTCAGGTCCTTCTGGGGCTGGAAGAGAGGAGCCCCAGAGAGAGTCAGGTCCTGGGATCAGGAGAGGGGAGCCCCAGAGACAGTCAAGTCCTtctggggttgagggagaggagccCCAGAGAGAGTCAGGTCCTGGGATCAGGAGAGAGGAGCCCCAGAGACAGTCAGGTCCTTCTGGGGTTGGGAGAGAGAAGCCCCTGAGAAAGTCAGGTCCTGGGATCAGGAGAGAGGAGCCCCAGAGAGAGTCAGGTCCTTCTGGGGTCGGGAAAGAGGAGCCCCAGAGAGAGTCAGGTCCTTCTGGGGCTGGAAGAGAGGATCCCCAGAGAGAGTCAGGTCCTGGGATCAGGAGAGAGGAGCCCCAGAGAGAGTCAGGTCCTGGGATCAGGAGAGAGGAGCCCCAGAGAAAGTCAAGCCCTtctggggttgagggagaggagccCCAGAGAGAGTCAGGTCCTGGGATCGGGAGAGAGGATCCCCAGAGAGAGTCAGGTCCTTCTGGGGTCGAGAGAGAGGATCCCCAGAGTGAGTCAGGTCCTGGGATCAGGAGAGAGGAGCCCCAGAGACAGTCAGGTCCTTCTGAGGCTGGGAAAGAGGATCCCCAGAGAGAGTCAGGTCCTTCTGGGGTCGGGAGAGAGGAGCCCCAGAGAAAGTCAGGTCCTTCTGGGGTCGGGAGAGAGGAGCCCCAGAGAAAGTCAGGTCCTGGGATCAGGAGAGAGGAGCCCCAGAGAGAGCCAGGTCCTTCTGGGGTTGGGAGAGAGAAGCCCCAGAGAAAGTCAGGTCCTTCTGGGGTCGGGAGAGAGAAGCCCCAGAGAAAGTCAGGTCCTTCTGGGGTCGGGAGAGAGGAGCCCCAGAGAAAGTCAGGTCCTGGGATCAGGAGAGAGGAGCCCCAGAGAAAGTCAAGTCCTTCTGGGGTTGGGAGAGAGAAGCCCCAGAGACAGTCAGGTCCTTCTTGGGTCGGGAGAGAGGAGCCCCAGAGAGAGTCAGGTCCTGGGATTAGGAGAGAGGAGCCCCAGAGAGAGTCAGGTCCTTCTGAGGCTGGGAAAGAGGATCCCCAGAGAGAGTCAGGTCCTTCTGGGGTCGGGAGAGGAGCACCCCAGAGAAAGTCAGGTCCTTCTGAAGTCGGGAGAGGAGCACCCCAGAGAGAGCCAGGTCCCTCTGGGGTGAGCAGAGGGGAACAGCGGGAGGGAAAACCATCGCCTGCAGGAAGATCCCCAGAGAGACCAGTCTTCGTAGGGCGGGAAGCTCCCGACGCGCCGTCAGGAGGGACCAAGGGCTTGGCGGAGGGTCAGGTCATGCGATCCAGAgctgaccacctgcaggaggtgtgCCAGCTGCCCAGGGTCAGGCAGCTGGCACCCACCAGGCCCTGGACGACCAGGAAACACATGATCCTACGACCTTTCCCCGTCTGCGTCGTGAACAAG GGCGGGTCGATCGCCTGGAAGTCGTACATGCGAGAGCTACGTCGTCAGGTGCCAGGGAGCAAGAAGGATATGAAGACTGTGGTCGCGAGACATCCAATGTCTCGTCTCGCCTCAGCTTACAG AGACAAGTTCCTGAATGGTTCTCCGCTCAGGGCGTACAACGAGACCTTCAGAAAAATCACAGGCAGTCGCCAGACGTGGGTGGAGCGGTGGAAAACCTACTGGCTACCAGCCCTCATCCACAAAGGCATGGTCCAGGCATCGGCCAGGTTCCTCCAAGTCCTGAGCGAAGCGTCGGAGACCTTTCACTTCCTGGCGGACCACGTCGACGCCTCTGGACACCTTCATGTGAACGCATCCTCCACTCCGGCCTTCGCTTATGCCCCAGAGGCTTTGAAGGTCGCCCTCGAAATGGTCAGGTCAGGCAGAGGCATTGGGATGTACGCTGCCATTGAAGCTGGCTACCAGGACGACGTACAAACCCAGCTCCAGACGAAGTTCAGCGAAGCCTCCTTCACCTTCGTGGACTTCCTGGAACACGTCTTGTGGACGTGGGAGATCGGCCTGGTCGATCGTCACTGGGCGTCCATCACTGAGCTGTGTGACCCATGCCATGGAAACTACACCTTCGTCTTGCACCTCGAGAACCCTCATGAGTCCACTTACCTCCTGGGCCTCCTCCAGGCCCAGAAGAACGCCGTTCCAAGGAGACATCTGTCTATTGGTGCCTCCTCAGATCAATATGATCTTCGCTACTACAGAGACGTTCCAGAGGATTTGAAGGCCAAGATTATCAACTTATATTGGCTGGACTTCCATCTTTTTGGATACGGTCGACCCAATATATCTGACGCAACAGGGTAG